The DNA region CCCGCTTCGAGTTCCGCTGGAAGGATCAGTTCAACCTGTCGCTCGACCCCGACACGGCCCAGAGCTTCCACGACGAGACGCTGCCCAAGGAGGCGCACAAGGTGGCGCACTTCTGCTCCATGTGCGGCCCCAAGTTCTGCTCCATGGAGATCACGCGCGAGGTTCGCGACTATGCCGCGCGCCTGAACGAAGCCGCCGTCGAGACGACCCAGATCGATCCCGAATCCGATCCCGCGTCAGGGCCTGCCCTGGAGCGGGAAGCAGAGGCCGGCATGCGGGAGATGAGCCGCAAGTTCCGCGAGCTCGGCAACAAGGTATACGTCACCAAAACCTAAGGTTAGCGGCCGAGGGTAGGCCAACTGCAACGAATCGAGTGTAAAATCGGGCCATCTTCTCTGGAACTGCGAGGGCTGGCCCGATGAAGATTAACCGTATCATTCTGCTCGGCGTAGCGACCGCCTTGGGGCTACCGCCCGTTGTCACCTCCGTCCGCGGCGCCAACAAGGAAGTGCCTAAAGACATCATCGCCGTGCAGATCCGCAAGCAGGGCTTCGAGTGCAAGAACCCTGAGAGCGCGAAACGCGACAATCCCGATTCGAAGCCCGACGAGGCCGCCTGGATACTGAAATGCGAGGGCGTCACCTATCGCGTGCAGCTCATTCCCAAGATGGCCGCCAAGGTCGAGAAGCTGTCCGACGAAGAGAAGCCAGGCGAAACGCCTCAGCCCCAACAGCAGCAACAGTAGCTAGCCGGCCCCAAACCGCGCGACCGACCGCACCTTTGCCTTCGCGGCCTCGACATCGCGATCGCGCGGCGGTGCTAGCGTGACGAGCGAGCTCATGAGAACCTGCGCCGCCTTCGTGACCTCGTCCACGGCCCGGTTGAACGCCACCTCGTTGGCCTGCGAGGGACGCGAGAAGCCCGAGATCTTGCGCACGAACTGAAGCGCCGAGGCGCGGATCTCATCCTCCGTCGCCGGTGGCGAAAAGTTGTAAAGCGTCTTGATGTTACGGCACATGGCGAGCCTCCGGAAACGCTGTCGACACTCTAAGGACGTCCCCGCGCGCCGCATTCCGACATGGCGTCAACGTCGGGTAGCGATCAGTTCACCGCCGCCGTCACCGGCTTTGCGATTTCCGCCTCCACCGCCTTCACCAGGCGGCCCGCGTCCGGCGCCGTCTGCGAATAGAACGACGTCACCAGCTTGCCGTCGCGCCCCACGAGATACTTGTGAAAGTTCCACTTCGGCGCGTTGAGCCAGCCGAGCTCCTCGCGCGCCCACTTGTAGAACGGATGCGCCCCCTCACCGGAAACGACATTCTTGTCCGTGAGCGGGAACGTCACGCCAAAAATACCTTCGCAGAACTCCTTGATCTCGCCGGCCGCCTTCGGCTCCTGGGCGCCGAAATCATTCGACGGCACCCCGATCACGGCAAAGCCCTGCCCGTCGTACTTCGCGTGCAACGCCTGCAGCGCCTCGTATTGCTTGGTGAAACCACAGAACGAGGCCGTGTTGACCACCAGCAGAACCTTGCCGCGGAAGTCGGCGAGCGGCATCGGCTTGCCGTCGATCGACGTGAACGAGAAATCCCAAGCCGTTTTGGTGCTCATGTCATCCGCTCCGGCAGCACGTGCCGCTCCACAAAGCGCGGCGAACCCGAGAAGGGCGCCGGCGAGGGCTGTCCTAAGTCCCATGCGAGCCTCCAATCCGATCGCGTGCCGCTCAAGCTTGAGATGTAGAGGCACGCTGAGTGCCGTCAACCCTGCAAGCGGACACGGCATGCGACCTGACGCGGCCATCCGGTTGCAACAGCTATCCAAATCGTAACTTTGCAAGTTTCGCGAAGCATGGCACGCTTCGAACAGGTTTCAACAACTGGAAGGAGGTGATCCGATGTCGAGTGGGATCTTGAGGACGGCGATGTCGCGGTCGCTGGGTTTCAAGGCGGATCTTCCTCTGGGAACGGCCTGAGCCAAGCGAACAGCGGCGCGGCGCCACAACCGCCGCCAACGCCGCCGAAGTCTCACGGGGGCTGCCCACAAGGGCAGCCCCTTTGATTTTGTCCACACGCAAACCTCACTCGACGGCGCGATCCTCGTAGGCGCTGCCGATGCCGGGATCGCGTACAACCGCCGAAGCCCACACGAACACCTGGCTGCCATCACGCCGCTCGAGTTTTACGTAGTCATCAAACCCGCTACCGATCTGCGGCTGGTCGAGTAGTCGTTCTCCCGCATCGAGCACCACGCACCCGGCGGGCGGCGTGCCCTCGGGCGCCGCTGGCCCTCCGCCCTCCCTGTCGAGCGCCACCAGCGTTTCTCGATCCTGGCATCCGAGCGTCGAGGATTTGATCATCCAGGCGTCCGCCTGCGCAGCCGAGCTGGCCGCAACAAGCGCGCCGAAAGCAATAAGTTGACGCTTCATGCTAAGTTTTCGGCGAAACATACGCAATCTCAGTATGGATCGGGATCACCGCCCGCATCGACCTCATCGGCAGGATTGGGAAAGAGATCCTGCCGCTCTGTTTCGCTCGGATTTCTACCCCCCGTTTGATCGTCAAGCACCTCGATTGCGAACTCTGAGGTTCGCGCGGGCTTGGGATCCCCGGACTTTACGTAGTCGAATACGAGGTTCGCCTGTCCGGCGGCGAGGCCGGTCACGAGCACCTGGTATTTCTGAGACGCACCGAGCAGCGGACGTTCGCCAGGCTTCACCGCAGGCTTCGCATAGCCGAGAGCTTGCACAGTGATGATCGAGAAATACTGTTGCGCCCCATCCTGCATTACCCAGGTATAGCCGGTCGACGGGTTGCCATCGAGTTGCAGCGTCGCCGTCTCGCCCACGGAAATCTGGACAGGTGTCCCTTGCGCAAGGGCCGCATTCGCAGCGCCCACGATGCTAATCAAGCAAACGACGAGCCCACGCCACGCATCACGCCGCAGACTGGATTCAAGCATGCGAACCTCTCGGATGATAGGAATGCGGATCATCGCATGACCGGCGCGCACGCGTCTATCGCGTCGCACGTACGAATGACGCATTTGCTCTGAGCGGATTACCGACCAACTCCAGCTCATTCCGCGACGCATCCAGGCCAACTTCGGACCCCAATCGCCATGCCCCTGCTCACCTTTCACCTCGTCGAAGGCCGCACCGACACCGAGCTCAAGACCCTGCTCGACGCCGCCCATCGGGCCATGCTGGCGGCCTTCAAGGTTCCCGAGCGCGACCGTTATCAGATCGTTCATGAGCATAAGCCCTCGCGCTTTATCGTCGAGGACACCGGGCTCGATATCCCGCGTACCGAAAAGGTCGTCGTCGTCCAGGTTACGACCCGCCCCCGCGGCCGCGCCGCCAAGGAGCTTTTCTATCGTTTGCTGGTCGAGGAGCTGGAACGAAGCTGCGGCATCGCCCCAAGCGACGTCATGGTGTCGATGGTTGAGAACAGCGACGAAGACTGGTCGTTCGGCCTCGGCCGTGCCCAGTTTTTGACCGGCGAGCTCGGCGGAAACGGCGGCGACTGACCGCCCCCTGACAGCGAGCTGGGGCCGCCAAGTAATTTTCGCGTCAATTCACTCTTTAACGACGAATTTCCTCCATCTCACCGCATTTGTGTCCATATTGACACCCGGTTCCATGCGTCAGGGGAGGTTAGCGTGTTCAGTCGCGGTTCCAGTTCCGATCCAAGCTTACCGAAGCCACCGAGCCCGCCGAGCGGCCTGCAGCCGCCCGCGCCGCCGGCAACCAATGGACGTGCATCGCCCTTTGGAGCGGCATCCACCATGGGCACGTCCGTGATTGGCACTGACCTCACCATTCTCGGCGAGAAGATCACCATCATCTCGCAGAACAAGCTGCAGATCGATGGCGACATCCGCGGCGACGTCACCGGCAAGCAGGTCGTTATCGGCGAGGAAGGCTCCGTCGTCGGCACCGTCTGCGCCGAGCAGATTGAAGTGCGTGGCGGCGTCCGCGGCGCCATCAAGGCGCAGTCGGTCACCCTGCACCCGACCTCCGTCGTCGACGGCGACATCTTCCATCAGACGCTGGCGATCTCCGAAGGCGCCCAGTTCGACGGTCGCGTGCGCCGGGCCAGGGATCTCGCCGAGATCGCGCCCAATCTCGACGTCAGCAGCTATCCGGCGCCGCAGCCTGTGACGGCAGGCTAACGAGCTAACGGGGGAGCGACGATCGAGCTCTGTTCCGACCGCGGGAGAGAGCTCGATCGTTTTTTATGCCGGCACCGACAGCCGCTCGAGGCTAGAACGGCCTGCGTCCGACGCTGTTGGCATCGATGCATGCGATATAGATGCGGTTGTCGCGTCCCACGTGCTGGCAAACATTGCGCTTGAGATTGGGATTGTTGCGGATCGCGGACGCCGAAACCTTGACGCCGTACTCGCGCGCCACCGTCGCCACGAGTTCATCCTGACAGTAAGGCGTCGCGATCGGCGACCCGTTGACGATCTGATTGCCATTGACGCACTTGATGCGCGCATCCGCCGGATGCGAGGCCGCAGCCAGAACCAGCGGCGCGACCGCGATGGCGAGCGCCACACGGGTGCCTGCGCCGAGCAGGCTGGACTTGAACGGAAAGGTCATGGAAGGCACTCCGGAAAAAGCCGCTGCCCGAGTGATCCGGCACGCGGCAGGCTACGATGTGCGGCCTTACTATCCGGGCGAGACATAACGAGCTGTGCCGCACGGAACAGGCGCTAAGGGCCCCGCCGTCCGGAGCGCCGCTGCCTTGTTTGAGCTATGCCGACCGGCCCTGGTTTCAAGGGATGGGAACAGGCCCTGGTGCCGGAGATGATAGCAAGCGACGGGAGTCATCCTTCGTATTGCACTGCTTCGCGTGACACAAAGTCGCCGCATTTTCAGAGACTTGGCCGCAAAGCATCAGACGCCTCGTCTGCGGCGTGCCGTCGCACTTATGGCGAAGACAGAGTAAAAAGCGAGCTAAATCAATACGCGAATATACGTATCCGAACGCCGTTCAGCGAAGGTCATTGATTTCGCCAAATTCGGCTGGTCAGGTGCGCCCACCAGAACGGGGGGCAATATGAGCCTCTCGGAAAACGGAGCGACTTAACACGTTCTGGTGTTGCGCTGAGGCTTTCTCTTCGCATCGGGATCCCATCCTTTTGGACTTTCAAAGAGATCCGCCGAAGTGGCGGATGGCCGAAGTTTTGTCCCTTGGGGGACCGGCGGCCTTGGGGATCCCGTCTGAGCCGCGGCACTGTCGCTGGAATGAATGGAGATGAGATCATGCGAGTTCTCGCATTGGGCGCCGTTGCTGCGCTTTCGTTCGGCCTGATGGGCACTATCCCCGCGAGCGCCAACCACGACCATCGCAGCCATGCCTCCGATAAGGAGCATCACGCGAAGAAGAAGGTCTACAAGAAGAAGGCCAGCTACAAGCACCGCAAGGCCGCGCGCAAGCACACGACGACTTACCGTAAGACCGCCAAGCGCGCGAAAGCCTACAGCGGCTCTCACGCCAAGAGCGGCATCGCTTCCTACTATTGGCAGGGCCAGAAGACCGCCTCGGGCGCGCGCTTCAATCCCAGCGCCATGACGGCCGCCCACCGCACGCTGCCCTTCGGCACCAAGGTGCGCGTCACCAATCGCAACAACGGCCGCTCGGTCACCGTGACGATCAACGACCGCGGTCCCTTCATCAAGGGTCGGGTGATCGACCTGTCGAAGGGCGCCGCTGGCGTCATCGGCATGCAGGGCTCGGGCCTTGCCCCGGTATCGATCGAGGTTCTCGGCCGCGGCTGATCGCCAAAGCCTTCTCGAGTTGCAGAGGCGAGCCGCAAAAAGTGGCTCGCCTTTTTTCTTGCCAATGCACGGTGCATTGATCGCTGTTCCGCAAGGGACTTGGGGCGCCGGCAAAATTCGATATATTGCGGAAAGTTGTTATCCGTGACGTGGACCGCGCAATGAAACCGAAGCCGAGCAGCAAGGAACGGGATGCGGCGATCCAGAGCATCCGCACGGCCATGGTCGAGAAGAAGCTGACGCAAGCGGAGCTTGCCGACGCGGCCGACTGCCACGAAAAAACCATCCAGAACTTGCTGCACGGCAAGCCCGTGCGCGAGCAGACACTGTTCGACGTGGCCATGGTCCTTGGCCTCGACTATCAGCGCCTCAAGGAATCCTGGTTCGGCAGCATGTCGACGTCCCAGCCCATGGAGCTCAAGGGCGAAGGCGGCGTCGTGGCCCCCGTCTACATGGGCGCCTACACGCGCGCCGCCGTCGACCACTACATCGGTAGCTATCTCACCGTCCGCCCGGCCTTCGCCAAGCAGGACGCCATCGTCGCCTACCGCACCGACATCGTCTGGGACCCGGAATGGCCGAGCCTTCTGTTCGAGGAGCGTGAGCGGCCCGACGCCCCCTTCTCGCACCGCGGCCGGCTCTACGTGCCGGCGTCCTCCATGTACATTCACCTGGTTTCGCTGACGAAAGGCGCCATGCGCATGGTGCTCGTCTCGCAGATCGACCAGACGGGTGAAATGCGTGGGCTGATCACGACGCTGAACAAGCAGCGCGCCATGTTCGTGCCGGTCTCCTCACCCATCGTCTACCTGAAGCGGCAGGAGTTCAAATCGCTTGCACTCGGCGAGATCACGCCCAAGCACCCCGAGTACAACATCTACAAAGCCTATCTCGAGACCGCGCTCGACGAAGGCTACGCCCGCCTCGTCGGCCCATAAACGGCCTCTACGGCGTATCGACGCCTGCCTGCCTCCCAACCGCGTTCGCGGAAGCAGCCGCGCCGTCATCGACCCCACCGTCGCTGTCGCCCTCAGCCGCAGGCGACGTGATGCGCGCCCGAAAGCGTGCTGCGAGATCGACCGTCTCCCGCCTTCCGACCGAGGCGAGATGCTGACCGATCCATTTGTGCGCCTGCGTGCGGCCCGCCGAATGCAAATAGGTGAAGAGACCGAGATCCGGCTTCAGCTTGCTGTCGTCCGATAGCGAAGCCGTGTAGCGCCCGGCCTCGATCAGGTGAAACCGGTGCGCTGCCAGCACGCCCTGCGGACCGCGCTTGGCACCGAAGCGCCCCCGCAACGCCTCGCGCACGGAAAGGATCTGCTCCACGTCGCGCAGAAGCGGCGCGTTGAACGTGAGCCAGTTGACCGCGCCCGCAATCTCGCGAGCGCCCTTCGGCAACCCGCGCCGCTCGAGCGGATTGATCTCGACGATCAGCGTATCGCGAACCGGGCTCTCCGCCGCCAGTGTGATGAGATCCGGGTTCTTCGAAAAGCCACCATCCCAATAACCGACACCGTCGATCTCAACCGTTCTATGCAGCGTCGGCAGGCACGCCGAGGCGAGAACGGCATCGACGCTCATTTCATGAGTTCGGAAAAGGCGCGGCCGCCCGGTTGAAACTTCCGTGGCCGCAATCAGAAGCTTGACCGGCACCTTCTCGCGGATGCTCGCGAAGTCGATGGTGTCGGAGAGCAGCGTGCGCAGCGGATCGTAACCGAGCGGATTGAAATCGTAGGGCGAGAACATGCCTGCGACGTGCGCGAGCGCCGACGAGCTGCTGAGGCCAGCAAGAAACGGATTGAGACGCAACAGGTCGGGCACACCAGCGCGGTGCACGCCGTCCCACACCTCGCGCAGCTTGGCGCGCGCTGCCTCGCGCCCGCCCGCTGCCAATCCGCAGGCCAGCGCCACCGCGTTGACCGCGCCCGCGCTGGTACCTGAGATCCAGCCGAAGGAGACATCCTCCTCCTCGAGCAGCCGATCGAGCACGCCCCACGTGAAGGCACCGTGCGCCCCGCCGCCCTGCAAAGCCAGATTGATCTTGAGACGACGTCTGAAGCGAGGCAAGCCCGATGCTCCGGAGCGGCTTTCTGGGTGCGGCCGACACTAGCACGAACCCGCCGCCGGTCTGCCCCGCAATCGGCCGCACGGAAGGCCATTGCACGCCCCATTTGCGACACGTCCAAGAACACGCGTCAGACGGAGGGCGTCGCGAGATCACGGCGATCGATCGTCATCACCTCTCCGTCGACGGATGTTAGCCCGCGCGTTTCGCAATTGATGCGCAGCGCACCGTCCTCGCGCTGCATGCGGATCAGATAGTAGCGCGCGAGCGGCTCGCTCTTGTGCGAAAGCCCCGCCGAAGCAGACGGCACGCCGAGCACGGGAATGCCTCCCGCCGAATAGCGCCGCCACGCCAGCATCTCGCGATGGTTGTGTCCGTGCAGCACGAGCTCCGCGCCATGCTGGTCGAGAACATCGGCGAGCGCGGCCGCATCCTGCAGCGCGCGTTGCGGCGGCGCCTGCCCCGGCAGCGGCGGATGATGGATCAGCACGACGCGAATGTAATTTGCTGCACCCAGCCTCTCGAGCGCCAGCGCAAGCTGCGCGATCTGGCCGTCACCAAGCCGCCCCGCCGCCACGAACGGTGGCGTTGGAATGGCCGAGCACAAACCGATGAAGGCCACCGGGCCTTGCGTCTTCACATAGGGGAATTGCACGCGTGCATCCGTGCTCCACGACTCGCTGTTGCGCATGAACGGCCCCCACGTCACGAGGCACGAGTCGCCCCCGAGCCGCCCGGTGTAGATGTCGTGATTGCCGGGCACCACCGAGACGCGATCCGGGTCACCGAGCCCTTCGAGCCATGTCAGCGCCGCCGCGTACTCGCCCGGCAAACCAAGGTTAGCGAGATCCCCCGTTACCGCGATATGATCGGGCGCATGCGCCAGCGCATCGGCAGCGATCAGGTCCGCGACTGATCGCAGATGCACATGGCGCCGTCCGCGTTGCCAGTTTAGATACCCAAGAGCCCGCTTCGTGTTCCAGTGCCTGAAGTGCAGGCCCGAGATCGGCGCGAGGTGGACATCGGAGAGATGCGCAAGCGTGAACGTGTCGGTCATGGGCCCTCGAGCCGGACAGGCCCATCCCCAGGAGGTCGGGTGTGTTGCCTGAGAAGCTGATCCGCAAGGCACTGCAGCGGTACTGGCGCTACTCTCGCGGCTTGACGCTGGGAGCGCAAGGCGTGGTTCTCGACACGGAGAACCGTGTACTGTTAATCCGCCACACCTACCGTCCCGGCTGGCACTTTCCGGGCGGCGGCGTCGAGCGGGGAGAGACGCTCGAGGACGCGTTGCGCCGCGAGCTTCACGAGGAGACCGGCGTTACCTTGACGGGCCCTCCGGAGCTGTTCGGTCTCTACGCGAACCACAACCTTTTCCCGGGCGACCATATCGGCCTGTTTGTCGTCCGCGCCTGGGCGCAGCCGGTTGTGCCTAAACCCAATATCGAGATCGCCGAGCAAGCCATGTTCCCGTGGGATGCCCTCCCGGAGGCCATAAGCCCGCCAACCCGCGACCGGGTGCTCGAGATCATGGGCGCCCGCCCGCGAACACCGCATTGGTCGCGCCCGGCGTTAC from Hyphomicrobium sp. CS1GBMeth3 includes:
- a CDS encoding phosphomethylpyrimidine synthase ThiC, with the translated sequence RFEFRWKDQFNLSLDPDTAQSFHDETLPKEAHKVAHFCSMCGPKFCSMEITREVRDYAARLNEAAVETTQIDPESDPASGPALEREAEAGMREMSRKFRELGNKVYVTKT
- a CDS encoding DUF2277 domain-containing protein translates to MCRNIKTLYNFSPPATEDEIRASALQFVRKISGFSRPSQANEVAFNRAVDEVTKAAQVLMSSLVTLAPPRDRDVEAAKAKVRSVARFGAG
- a CDS encoding glutathione peroxidase, whose protein sequence is MSTKTAWDFSFTSIDGKPMPLADFRGKVLLVVNTASFCGFTKQYEALQALHAKYDGQGFAVIGVPSNDFGAQEPKAAGEIKEFCEGIFGVTFPLTDKNVVSGEGAHPFYKWAREELGWLNAPKWNFHKYLVGRDGKLVTSFYSQTAPDAGRLVKAVEAEIAKPVTAAVN
- a CDS encoding protease inhibitor I42 family protein; its protein translation is MLESSLRRDAWRGLVVCLISIVGAANAALAQGTPVQISVGETATLQLDGNPSTGYTWVMQDGAQQYFSIITVQALGYAKPAVKPGERPLLGASQKYQVLVTGLAAGQANLVFDYVKSGDPKPARTSEFAIEVLDDQTGGRNPSETERQDLFPNPADEVDAGGDPDPY
- a CDS encoding tautomerase family protein, which codes for MPLLTFHLVEGRTDTELKTLLDAAHRAMLAAFKVPERDRYQIVHEHKPSRFIVEDTGLDIPRTEKVVVVQVTTRPRGRAAKELFYRLLVEELERSCGIAPSDVMVSMVENSDEDWSFGLGRAQFLTGELGGNGGD
- a CDS encoding polymer-forming cytoskeletal protein, giving the protein MGTSVIGTDLTILGEKITIISQNKLQIDGDIRGDVTGKQVVIGEEGSVVGTVCAEQIEVRGGVRGAIKAQSVTLHPTSVVDGDIFHQTLAISEGAQFDGRVRRARDLAEIAPNLDVSSYPAPQPVTAG
- a CDS encoding septal ring lytic transglycosylase RlpA family protein, producing the protein MRVLALGAVAALSFGLMGTIPASANHDHRSHASDKEHHAKKKVYKKKASYKHRKAARKHTTTYRKTAKRAKAYSGSHAKSGIASYYWQGQKTASGARFNPSAMTAAHRTLPFGTKVRVTNRNNGRSVTVTINDRGPFIKGRVIDLSKGAAGVIGMQGSGLAPVSIEVLGRG
- a CDS encoding helix-turn-helix transcriptional regulator, which encodes MKPKPSSKERDAAIQSIRTAMVEKKLTQAELADAADCHEKTIQNLLHGKPVREQTLFDVAMVLGLDYQRLKESWFGSMSTSQPMELKGEGGVVAPVYMGAYTRAAVDHYIGSYLTVRPAFAKQDAIVAYRTDIVWDPEWPSLLFEERERPDAPFSHRGRLYVPASSMYIHLVSLTKGAMRMVLVSQIDQTGEMRGLITTLNKQRAMFVPVSSPIVYLKRQEFKSLALGEITPKHPEYNIYKAYLETALDEGYARLVGP
- a CDS encoding patatin-like phospholipase family protein — translated: MPRFRRRLKINLALQGGGAHGAFTWGVLDRLLEEEDVSFGWISGTSAGAVNAVALACGLAAGGREAARAKLREVWDGVHRAGVPDLLRLNPFLAGLSSSSALAHVAGMFSPYDFNPLGYDPLRTLLSDTIDFASIREKVPVKLLIAATEVSTGRPRLFRTHEMSVDAVLASACLPTLHRTVEIDGVGYWDGGFSKNPDLITLAAESPVRDTLIVEINPLERRGLPKGAREIAGAVNWLTFNAPLLRDVEQILSVREALRGRFGAKRGPQGVLAAHRFHLIEAGRYTASLSDDSKLKPDLGLFTYLHSAGRTQAHKWIGQHLASVGRRETVDLAARFRARITSPAAEGDSDGGVDDGAAASANAVGRQAGVDTP
- a CDS encoding metallophosphoesterase codes for the protein MTDTFTLAHLSDVHLAPISGLHFRHWNTKRALGYLNWQRGRRHVHLRSVADLIAADALAHAPDHIAVTGDLANLGLPGEYAAALTWLEGLGDPDRVSVVPGNHDIYTGRLGGDSCLVTWGPFMRNSESWSTDARVQFPYVKTQGPVAFIGLCSAIPTPPFVAAGRLGDGQIAQLALALERLGAANYIRVVLIHHPPLPGQAPPQRALQDAAALADVLDQHGAELVLHGHNHREMLAWRRYSAGGIPVLGVPSASAGLSHKSEPLARYYLIRMQREDGALRINCETRGLTSVDGEVMTIDRRDLATPSV
- a CDS encoding NUDIX domain-containing protein — encoded protein: MLPEKLIRKALQRYWRYSRGLTLGAQGVVLDTENRVLLIRHTYRPGWHFPGGGVERGETLEDALRRELHEETGVTLTGPPELFGLYANHNLFPGDHIGLFVVRAWAQPVVPKPNIEIAEQAMFPWDALPEAISPPTRDRVLEIMGARPRTPHWSRPALP